The DNA window CATGGTGTTGTTATATACGCGTTTTGTAGTAGTGTGCATATCATAAATCACATTAAATTTCCATGTCTCATCCGCCATACGATATTCATACAATTTAAAAATACACTCACATTTCCTCGTTCCCGTGTCATCTCGTTTCAACTTCCTAATCTTTGATTGGTACGTGTCTCTTTTTTTATATGCCATTGTTACAATTGCTTGTCTTCTTTCAGAGTCATTGTTGAGCATTCCAATTACAACACCAAACACAAATTTGCGGCCTCCCTACAGACAAATTATAGCATATGTTCACGAACAAAAAAacttatttatttgtaaattggGCATGAACATGTACCTCTTCAACGATCGACTGAGCATCTTATTTAACATAATTGTTTACTTCTTCCGATTGAACGTCATCATTCACTTTATCTGATTTAACATCATGCTTCATTTCAACCGGTTTAACATCCATACTCACAATAGCTTTGGGAAACATATTTGAGTGCGCCATATCTATTAcgaccaaaaatagaaaaattgtgTGAAAATTCAGACTATCACAACAATTCACACATGCACTTCTGGACCACCTATAAATTTGTCAGGAGATGCATCTGGGGATTCAACGTTCATTTTTCAGCTTAAAATGGATTAATGCACCAAATGAGGGATGAAAAGAATGATATATACCTGAAACTTCAGCTTGTTTTGCTCCATTTGATGTGATGAAATACAAGAATGATGTTTTGGTATTGAAAAGATGATTGAGAATGAGAGATTTTTTTCAAGGTTTTTTCGGTTGTTTGATTTAGCATGAAGACGAAGCTTATGTAAGGTGGTATTTAAGCAACCTTTACGTTGGATATTTCCGTAAATGCATCTCCATAAAAATATCACtgaattatttttaaagttaGTTACGTAAATAACAAAATCCTATAAAATGAGTGCAGAGGGTATTTTGAAGATGCATCTTCGGATACAACTAAATAGTatatggagatgcatctccgaactattttttttaaaactaggaTAAAACTGAGAAAAGAGAGGATTGACGTGGTTTTGGATGCATTTAAAGATGCATTTTTGATACTTAAAGGGCAGAGTCAAATTTTCAAAGGCGTGGTATGCTCATATAAAAGTGGAAAGAGCATTTGCTACACTAAGTAGTAATCAAAATAGACAATTTCTAAAAGCACCTTTATGACTTCCTAGAGGCCATTGGCGAAATCTCCAAAATACCCCtagaattcggatatgcatatctgaactcATCACATCACATATATTTAGAGAGGTTTTCGGATATGAATctctaaaacaattttttttttcaaaatcagggGAATTTCGCATATGCATATTCGAATCAACTCCATAATTTAAGTTCAAGGGGTTTTTAGAGATACATATCCTACATTTTTTAAGTATATATTTGGTGTAGACATAATCATTCATACTTCATCATCTTTGTACTCTTTCTATTCCATTAATTCAAACACCCAAATCTTCATATCCCCTTTTTGAGCAAGTTACCGAAGCAAGTGTTTCTGAGACTTTTAAGAAGTAAGTGTTACCGAAGCAAGTGTTTCTTCTCCTTATTTCAACAAGTTTCCAAAAAGCTCTGAATTTGAGTAAGTTTCTCCGAATCCTTTGTTGTACATTGTATGTATGTAATATGTAGTTTATTATCATTTAAAAGCATTAGATAAAAGTTTAATTTAGAAAAtgtggttgttgttttggttatTATCCAAAGTTTAAATGACTGTTTGTAGGGGTGTGCGGATGTGCATATCTGAAATCCCCTTTAAGGAATTTTCGGATATGTCAATCTGAAATGTTGCCTGAGTGTTTTGTTTCATATTTGTTTCATTGTTTCACTGCCTTGgtgttttttaattaatgttattttttcagGATTATGGTTGAGAATCCTATATTGAGACTTGGAAGGCCAAACCAGACAACATCCGCTTGACGTGAGGGAGCTAAGCAATCTAGAAGGTCACAATGAGCATTTGTTTCTGCTTCGAGGAGTCGCTTGGATCATGCGTCCTCGTCTCGAGATCATGGAGATAATGAGTAGGAATCTGAGGAGGAACATGTTCAAGCAAAGACTACTTTTGATGCAAAGGCTCCTCCTGATACACATGTTTCTCCTGATACACAGGCTATATAGCTACATGCAACAATGAGGCATGATGCCGAGAGGTCTGCCTAGGAGTATCCAGGAGGGCCCTATTACACCTCCCTTTTAATATATTATGACACCCATGTCGCTCCACATGTTTGgacaaaatatgtatttttgtTTACAAATTTTCATCCAATGTTTCACACACAAATATGTTAACGACTAATGttgatattaatttttgtttttactagAAAAACAGGCCTTAAAGTCCCTGAACCACGCACGAAAAATGTTTGATCTTGTTTAGCCATTGGAGGATTGGTTTAAGGAGGCCATCCTTGGCTCAAGACTTGCCAGAATTTGTTGTTCCGGTTATAGGAATATCAACCACAACATGTAGGGGGTATTTTGTGAGAGATGGCACAAGGAAACCTCATCTTTCCACTTTCCTGTTAGGGAGATGACAATCACACTTGATGACGTTGCATGTCTGCTACACCTTCCTATTAGAAGGAGGTTACTTAACCACTCCTAGATCAGTCATAATGATACGATTGAATGGATGGTCGAGTATCTGGGAGCTCAACCAAAACATGCTTTTGACCAATGTGCCTTAACTAATGGAGCTCATGCAATGTCCTCCTTCCTGGGGGAATATTTGAAGAGCACCTGAATTCAGAAGAAACATCCACGAGTGAAGGAAATGATGTTTTGTTCAGTACCACCATGCTTGTGTGTTGTTATGTTACTTCATGTTCTTGGTTGACACTTCCATTTTTGTGGACAAAAGGTGCAACCTAGGTGGATGTTGCATACCTccattttgattttgattcattTAGCGAGTGGAACTGGGGGGACCGCTTGTTTGGTATACCTATATCTAAAGCTGAATGAAGCTTCTAACTAGAGGATAAGGCAGTTGATGGGCTCTTGCACACTATTGACAGTAATTTTCATCCcaactattaattttaatttgattttaatattttgttcttACATAGCTCTTATTCGTTTTTCAGGGATGGATCATTTCTCACTTCCACCACATCCGTGGTTTCTATATTGACGAGGAGTATCGAAAAGAGTTACCGCATGCTGCTATGTACCTCTTGCGAAGAGGGAATAATGTTATGCCGCCGTTTTAGGTGTATCTTGACGGAACCGTTCACGATGACATCAATTTGATGCCTTACGAGGGTCAAATGGAGATGGTCCCATTTGATCCCATGTTACTATACTCAGGGTGGCTGACATGTGGGAGTAACATTATGGTCAGATATCTTCCTACGTGATGCATGCGACAATTTGGCTATGTGCACATCATCATCCCCATATCTCCCTTTTAGGATGCTTTTGACACTATTGTCCACTGGGATCTCGATGGCATCTTTCAGGAATTGGGGCATCATATGGTGCTAAAGGAGTATCGAATGATGCTGTTATCGAGCAATTGATATTGTATGGTGGGATATATGACATGGTTCTACATTGTGTCACACCCTATCATGATACTGAACACTCATGGACGTCCACCTAAGCCAACtcatgaggagatcttggagaaccagcaggtccAGGATGACCATGCCACCATTGTTTTGCCGATTTGTCACCGTATACATTTGATTAGCCAAAAAGCTTATGACTTAGAAGTTATTGAGAGAGGCGGTCATGAAGCGGTGGCTATCGTAGAAAGAATGATTAGGGAGAAATCGAGTTCTGCGAGATACAGGAGACAAAAGAGTGGTTAGGGGTTAGGATAAGGCATACACAGTAGACTATGCacttctatttttatttgttgaTGTATTAATTTTACATTTCGTACTTTTTGAACAACATTTGCATTATTTTCGCTATATCAGAACAATATTACCTATCTTCATTATGTTTATTGTATCGTTTTCTATTTGTGTGTTTATTAAATGTTTGACCAAATTACGCATCAAACAAAcatttattctttttaaaaaaagtcaaaaacaATTATGTTTTTGCTCAACCATGTTTtcagatatgcatttccgaaatgtcttTGAGTATTTTTGGAGATACATATCCGAATCACTTTTTTCTAAAATTCATTATAATtagtttggagatgcatctctgaagaaTAATTTGCGGTTTTTAGAGGCGTGGTTCACCCCATAAGGGTGTATTAAGAAATTCTCTCAATATGTACAAACAGGCTCAaacaaagtgaaaaaaaaaacactaacTCCAATCTCGGGCCTTACCTTTGGGCCCAACATTTTAACCATACATTTATCTGAAAAACCCTAATCTTATACTCCATTTTCTGCCACCATCTTCTTCAGTCGTTCCTGCTCGTGAACCAGCCTCAGGTACCTCTTGCCTCACAGCCTCTTTCCATCTTCTCTAACGTTTCAGTCACAGTTCTTCACGCTGTTCTCGTTCCAGATCTTAACTTTGTACACTAATTTCGCTGTGAATTTTCCGATACACTGTTTATTGCAATTTTGTTTATGAATATTTTAGAACGAATTAAGATTTGTTAGGTTAGATGAGTATAGGAATCATATTCACGttttatgatatctttgtgattttGGTTGATGTTTGCAGGTAAGCAATGGTGAAGCATAACAATGTTATCCCTAACGAGCACTTCCGTAAGCACTGGCAAAACTATGTGAAGACATGGTTTAATCAACCAGCAAGGAAGACAAGAAGAAGATTGGGTAATTAAATTTCTCATAGTTTtatgtattgaaaattgaaaaaaaatgatagTTTTGGATTAGTTTTGATGTTACTGGAATTCACTGATTTGTTGTGGATGGTGTATTGTTCAGCTCGTCAGAAGAAAGCTGTTAAGATTTTCCCCAGGCCTACTGCTGGACCTCTCAGGCCTATTGTTCATGGACAAACTCAGAAATATAACATGAAACTTAGGGCTGGTAAAGGATTTTCTCTTGAGGAGTTGAAGGTATAGTGGCCATGAGTATCTTATGTCATTAACTTGTGTAGTTTTTCTTATGATGTGATTATGTGAAGTTATAGGATCTCTATCTGATaatgttataatttatttatttaattttatttatataagcaAATAGTATTGGGTAAAACTTATGTCTACCATGTCTAGGCATTTTCATGATCTTATTAGTGGTGTCTCTACAAAGTATCTGGTgttcatttttgtttttctttttaatttcatttcctacaaaatgaataaatgtctatattttctgttttatttcTGCTTCTGGGATCAATACATTGAATTTTATTTGCCAGATACTCTGTTAATTTCAGTACAGAATGGTTGTCAAATGTACCAATCTGGCCATATGGATCAGCTTTACCCGTAGGGTTGGCTAACTAACTTagttttgagtttttcttttaaGTCTTAAACCGGAATTGGATTGTGGAAACTTTGACCATCAAGGGTTGGGACTGGTATACTATCCATGATTTGTTTTGCATGCAGTACAGAATATAACTGTGTATTGTAACTTTGATAATCTTCTTTTACTTTATCTATCTATTTGGTCATATGTTTCTTATATGTTACATTGTAGTTTGTTGGATATGCATGTAGTATATAATATAACTATGTATTGTAACTTTGATGTTCTTCTTTAGTTATATATCTATTTGATTGTGTATATCTTATGTATTACATTGTAGGCTGCTGGCGTTCCCAAGAAGCTTGCCCGAACCATCGGCATTTCTGTTGATCATCGCCGTAGGAACCGTTCCTTGGAGGGTCTGCAAGCCAATGTGCAGAGGCTGAAGACATACAAGGCTAAGTTGGTCGTCTTCCCAAGACGTGCACGCAAGGTCAAGGTAATATACGCAGCATTTATATGCTTAAATTATATTTGCCTTTTCTTAATTTTGATACCATTGCTGTTAAATATGGAAAAGAGATAAGTTGTACATTATTCTTAATTTCTTATGGCCCTCTTATATTTGCAGGCTGGTGATTCTACTCCTGAGGAGCTTGCAAATGCCACACAGGTTCAAGGTTCATACTTGCCCATTGTGAGAGAGAAGCCAGCTGTTGAACTTGTCAAGATTACAGATGAAATGAAGGCATTTAAAGCTTATTACAAGCTTCGCCTTGAAAGAACAAACAAACGCCATCTTGGTGCCAGACTGAAAAGGGCTGCTGAggcagagaaagaagagaagaagtgaaAACTTCAGGAAGTCTTACTTCCTAATCTATCCTCATGATAATTTTTGTTAGACAATTTTTGCTTGAGATTCTCTTTTTTAAGAAATTGCTTAGTCTAAGACATGGATTGGCTTGGCTATTGTTATTTTATGAACTTTGGTTATTAAAAGTTTTTGGTTTAACTAGCAAAATCTGGTCTGATTagcatttgttttatttttctgagAGCTACTAGTCCTTTTCCTGCTAACAAAAATCTTTTGAAAATCAAGACTTGGTGTTTTCATACAATTAGAAATAACTAAATATTCATTGCATATTAGTATCAGTGTTTTTTTGCAGATCacatatttttatctttttcttgcgATTTTTgcttcctttttcttcttcttttgatctGAACACAATTTTCTTAAGTTAGATCAAGGTGAATCTCAGTTTGTATTTTGACTTCTTTTCTCCGATAcatgtttatcacttcatatTTGTGTTTTACGTGTTAACTAGCCATTTCAGTTCGATAGGACTTTCAACATGAGCTACGTTATCTTCGATAAATATGTTAACGCAGATAAACGATTTTTCTATTAGATAACATTCGCTTAAACAAGATGTTTTGCTAGGAGATATACAATTTTTACAGTAAATAACATTCTCTTGAATAATAGGATGTTAGGCTAGTACAATCGAATGCTAAGAAGTCATTTTTACAAAGGTCGTACGAGATTGTTAGAATTAGTCAATACTACACAATAGGGCTTGATAATTAAACAacactaataaaaaaaaatatagtagCAAGGAGCCACGCTCTAAGGGAAAAgtggaaaataaaaagaaagaaatggaaaataaaaagaaagaaatgggAGAAAGGTGTCGAACTTGGTGTGCGCCATATCCTCTGGATAGGGAAAAATCTCAACATCAATCATGTAAATAGTTGAGGCATGTAAATAGTTGAGGCAGACTAATTTTTACAAACTAATTTTTACATAGCACGTTGTTTTAAGAGTAGGACTCGTGttgtattaaatttataatttatttaacatACATTATAGTCAATAAGATAAAGTATTTAATGCATTTTATTAATCTTTTAATCTTTATGTCATAACGTCTAACATTAGGCAATATATAGCCACGATGatacataaaatcaaatattaagtcTCTTTACAATTCCTTGACATTGAACTCATGTTTCACAACGAGGTTCAAAGAACCATTGAGTTAGAAGTTAAACAATCTAACTATGGTGACAATTTTATCACGACTAATCTTGGAGGACACCGAGTAAAAAATATGTTTGAATAGACTAATCTCTAAATTGGACAAGTATATATGACAACAAGGCTTCTCCAAGTAGTGGAAAAATTGACATGCCGCAATTTTTGCCTTATTGACAATACTCTAAAGATGAACAACACATCAAACACTAGAACACTAGAGGACAAATCTTTGGTCAATAACAAGAACACAAAGGCTAAATTTGGATTATTCTACTAAAAACTAATGTTATTACCCATATGACTCGGCTAATACAACAATATACTTGCCAAGATTTGATGAACCAATTCCAAGTCTATGGGTTCAATCATACCAAGGCCAAATGATTCTTATATTGGTGAACACCAATAGATTTTTAATCTACTTAACATATGATGCTTCTGGGGTATCCTAAATGTTTATGAAAAATAACGTAGTGTTAAATCAAGAGCTGCCATGGGGGAATCCTCCACTTCAGGTTAAATTCCAATAAGATTTCTAGAATCTCCTAGAGAATATGTGATTTAAGTCAATTGCAGACAGGAAAAATCTCCTAAACAATCAATATATATTTTGAGATACAACTCAGACCCATCAGATCCATAGCTAAACCTATGTATATGAAATTTTATCTTGTGAGTGTGAAGATTGGAGTCCCTATATGGCAGTTATAAAACTCTAGATTTTGCTACTTTTTTAAGGGAAAATGAAAAATAGGATATGGAACACATAGGAAGATTTTTTTGTACAATGTAGCGGGGGAAACTAGAATAAATTTCACAAATGTCAATGATTCCCTTAATCTTTCacatgaacattgttttcatgtATTTGAGTATAGTTAATGTTTGCttcctttaatttattttaggaaaataaaatataacctcAATATGAGCCTAAAAAGTGGTGATTACAACCCATTCAGAATTATGAGAACTCCTAGTATAGGTAAgcattttttaaactttttttttttttggaaaagtttgAAATGAATTAAGTTTTCTCTCTTATGAGAATGGTGAGTGAGCTAGATCTTCTTTTTATTCTTGGATTAGAATCGTAATTGAATTTTATCACTGAATTACTTACCATTATGACGATTCCTAATTGGTTGTGACacctttcttcttcatcttcttaacCTCATCCATATTTTGTGATCCATTCTTTTTATGTATCACTTTGTTGAAAGAACACACTTATTTAGATAT is part of the Vicia villosa cultivar HV-30 ecotype Madison, WI linkage group LG2, Vvil1.0, whole genome shotgun sequence genome and encodes:
- the LOC131651855 gene encoding large ribosomal subunit protein eL13z; this translates as MVKHNNVIPNEHFRKHWQNYVKTWFNQPARKTRRRLARQKKAVKIFPRPTAGPLRPIVHGQTQKYNMKLRAGKGFSLEELKAAGVPKKLARTIGISVDHRRRNRSLEGLQANVQRLKTYKAKLVVFPRRARKVKAGDSTPEELANATQVQGSYLPIVREKPAVELVKITDEMKAFKAYYKLRLERTNKRHLGARLKRAAEAEKEEKK